The Thermoproteales archaeon region TACGGCAATCAAAATCCTATCGAAACAGGGCTTAAAGCGTTCGTTGAATCCGTATTTTCCAAGTACGTCAACAAGTATGAAGCTAGAACGAAAATTGTCCACTTAAAGATTTCGAAAAGATCCGTATCTTATGTTTATATGGACGGTGAGAGCGCAAAAATCTCCACCAGCGAGCTAAAGGCTATGCTTAGAAATCATATAGAAAGCGATTTATCAAAGGTATTTATTTAATTAAAGAATGTCATGGGCGCGTCAGAGAGAGGGCAAGCAGTAATTAAAGTTGTATTAGCGGCTTTTTTAAACGGGGCAATACCCATACTGGGAAAGCTGGCTTATCAGGAAGGTTTGAGCGTATTAACCTTGCTTTCTCTGAGATTTATAATAGCGGCTTTATTCGTACTGTTCTATGATAAGATTTTCGTGAAAATCGAAAAGGTAGATTTTAAAAATATGATTTTCATGTTTGGTCTCGGCTTTATAGGCTATACGCTGGGACCTTTCACCTTTTTTAAAGCATTAGAATATACGTCTGCTTTTATTGTAGAAATAATATTTTACACTTATCCTGCACTTGTCTTACTTTTTGTAGCGCTTCTATTTAAGGAAAAAATAACAAGAGATGATATAGCTGCATTAACATTGGCTTTAGCAGGTTTATTGACGATATTCTCCAACGCGCGTAGCGATTGGAAAGTAGAAGTATTCGGTACTTTGTTCGCTTTGATAGCTTCTCTTTGCTACGCAATCTTTAACGTAGCAAGTCAAAAAATGCTAAACAGGTTTAAGCCTCATACGATCACCGCTTATTCTCTTTTATCAGCAGCTATATACTACTCTCCCTTCTTGTTTTGTTATGATTTTAACTTGACAATTCATGGTGTGGTTATTGTCGCCTTTCTAGCAATTTTAGCTACTTTTCTACCTTTGATCCTATACTTATCTGGAATGGAAGCTTTAGGTGCTAGTAAAGCATCGATAATTTCTACGATAGAACCAGTATTCACGTTAATACTAGCTACTTTAATTTTGAAGGAAATACTCGGATTTCACCAGCTTATGGGCGGATTTATGATATTAACAAGCATTGTATTATTAAGTATAAGAAAGAAATGAATATTTTTCTTGCATTTTTGCGGATACTTAAAATACCACCTTGCATTATTATTAATAATAATTATTATTACTAATAGGTGATTCGCATGCATGTAATAAGAAGTATGAGTCAACCTCCTCCGCCTCCTCCACCACCACCTAAAAAGAAGAAACCAATCCTGCTAATCTTAATTGTAATCGTGTTACTTATTGT contains the following coding sequences:
- a CDS encoding DMT family transporter, with translation MGASERGQAVIKVVLAAFLNGAIPILGKLAYQEGLSVLTLLSLRFIIAALFVLFYDKIFVKIEKVDFKNMIFMFGLGFIGYTLGPFTFFKALEYTSAFIVEIIFYTYPALVLLFVALLFKEKITRDDIAALTLALAGLLTIFSNARSDWKVEVFGTLFALIASLCYAIFNVASQKMLNRFKPHTITAYSLLSAAIYYSPFLFCYDFNLTIHGVVIVAFLAILATFLPLILYLSGMEALGASKASIISTIEPVFTLILATLILKEILGFHQLMGGFMILTSIVLLSIRKK